The DNA sequence CTTGTACAGGTGAATTgaacaaaattttttcaatttttctctGAACTTTCTCGTTGTCACTTTCAATTGGTCATGGTTGTGATTATGTGTCATTCCTGTTCAGTGGGCTGTTAAAACAGTCTTCAGATTTTCCACATAGATTGGAGGAAAAAATTTCCAATTCAGAGTCAGAAAACCAAGTTCTTTGCCAACAAGCATTGGCTGTATCACCAACTGGAAAAGCTTTGACTACAAGATTAATACCTGAGGCATTACTTCTACTTCAACAACTGACACATAATTTGATAATACTTTTAGCTTTATTGTTCCAATTCATGTGAGTTAGTTTTATAAAGTAATTATTAGATTAATTTGATGAATGAAGTTGTATGAGAGTGGAATGATGTAAATGATATTCATTTTATGATGTAAATGATATTCATTACTTCTGCTtcaactttttttaattatatgacgtaaataaattatattgacttgcttgtttatagtatttttttcgcttgataatatgaatttgtttaaatttatatttattttgtatgaaaacaagtttattttgtaattagaaaaatctaaaaaaaatttattttacctTACTGATAGAttttcagacggattttctgtctgtaatcagAGTGTGAGATAATTTTTCAAGGTTcaaattacagacagaaaatctgtctataattacagacggaaaattcGTCGGAAAATCCATCTATAATTACCAACGGAAAATCCGTTggaaaattcgtctgtaattaccGACAAAAAATCTGTCGGAAAGTTCGTCGTCCCCGGGAAATGGATGGAGAATTTACAGAggaaaaatccgtcggtaactggtaaaaatccgtcggtaattttcCGACGtaaaaaaatccgtcggtaaataatttccgacgAGGCTTTTATagagggacaaaatccgtcggtaatttcgtcggtaagcaaaaatccgtctgtaataaagactaaatctgtgtgtaaatctgtctgtattaatccattttctagttgtgaataattttaagataaagcaatattttagagtttattAGTATAAATCAaagcttaattttttttaagttgtaATGATTTATATCATTTTGACCTCAAATATCTAATTATCATTGTTAGAGTATAATTAGGATTAATTAGTGTTAGttataattatttaacatatctatatatttatgatatgatattacgattttattactttgattctTCTAGTATCTATATATAGCcttgtatattatattattcttcAACTCGTTGAATAATAGATAACCATTTCTTTAGATTactctcttgtttctaacatggtatcaagAGTATAAGTTTTTTTTCCAAGAAAAATCATTCCTAGCCTTTCATGTTTTCCTCTCTGGCACCTCTTTGTACCTATTTTTGATCTCTTTCTTGATGTTTTTTCATTGTCAGTGACCACACCATTCTCTTTGTCTCGTCGTCCTGAGTCCAATGAGCCCAACCATGTCGCACGGAAACAACCTAACACGCCGCTGCTAGCTTCCTGCCCGCCATCACCTCTTCTCCCTTCCTGATgcatccataaccattgatcTGTGTCCCATATCAATGCTCTAGAACCCGACCCGACGCCAGATCCGCACTCCAACTTATCGCCGTGCTATCCTTGACGTGTTTTCTTCCTCCAATTTGGCATTGCCACGTGTTTTCCTCTGCTGACGTGGCAAATAATGGGACCCTCCCTAAAGTTTTTTGGTGAGCTCTTTCTGATTTCGCACTTCGTTTTCTCGATTTCTGCCCCAATTTTGTAGTTTCTTCTCTCTTTCATCTTTGTCTCTTCTATTATAGAAAAATCAAATGTTTTTCAGCCTACGGATAAGTAGGTTACATTTTGCCAAAACTATCATTGTTTTGGCCACTACTCCCAGACAGCCCCTCTATTGAATGTCGAAAGTGCAAGAAAAAGGCCACATTGGCTTCAATTTCCCAATATTATTTTTCCATTATTGCAAGCTCTCAGAACATTTGATTGCTACATGTCCTACTCATCCACCACGTTCTGATCAAATCAAGTATCATTCTCGTCCCAACTTTTCTAAGAATGTGCCTGCTTCTGTTGCTTTTTGCTACTGCTACTGAATGTACCAGCTCTGCTTCTCTCAACCCGTCTCCTGTCTCTCTATCTGATATTGCATCTCTTCTTAAGcatattttcttatcttttggTAATACTCCTGCTATTTTTTCCACTCTTCTAGGTGATTCTAAATGGTATTTTGATTCCAGTTGCTTTCATCACATGTCTTTTTTTGTGTCATCTTTTCTCGTCTTTGTCTACCACTACAAATGCACCTTCTGTCAATACTGCTGATGGTTCCATCTTGCATGTGACACATAAGAGTTTTATTTTACAGTCAAATCTTAATCTCTGTGATACTATTTTATTCCAAAATTAAACGTTAATCTTATGTCTGTTAGTCAACTTGTTGATCTCGGTTTTGATGTCAATTTTGTTATTTATGGTTGTCGTGTGTAGGATTGTCAGACGAGACATCATCGGGACTAGACATATAATTGGAAGGTTGTTTGAGCTCGAGAATCTTCGTATTCCTCCTACATCAAATCTCTGTGTTGTTTCTTCTCCATTTACCCTTCACTTGTGGCATCACCATCTTGCCCACAGCTCCTTAGAAAAGTTGCATCCTCTTGTGTCTAAGGGTGTTTTAGGTCAGGTTAATAATGAGTCTTTTAATTGCATTTCTTGTCAAACTACAAAACAACCAATTTTATCCCTTCACAATAATTCATCTCTTGCTTGCTCTCCTTTTGATCTTATCCACTCTAATGTTTGGGGCCCCGTTCCTACTGCTTCTATGGGAGGGGCTCGATACTGTGGTTTTCATTGATGATTATTCACACTTTACTTGGGATTATTTGATGACTAATCGCCATAAGCTACCTCAGATTTATATTAGCTTTGCCActatgattaaaactcagttttCCATTGTCATTAAAGTTTTTTGACATGATAATGATATGGAATACCGTGACTccaaacttttaaattttcttgcaAGACAGGGTACTTTGTCTGAGTTTTCTTGCCCTAGTATGTCTCAACAAAATGGACGGGTTGACACATAAACACTGTCACATTCTTGATTCTGTTTGTGTAATGCTTATTTCTTCTTCGTGTCCTGAGCGTACTTGGGGTGAAGCTATTCTCACTGCTGTCCATGTTATCAATAGACTTCCTTCTTCTATCCTTGGTAACATTACTACCTTTGAGCATCTATATCATACCTCTCTAGATTACAATTCTCTTCGAGTCTTTGGTTGTGaatgttttgttcttcttcagcCTCATGAACATAGTAAACTTGAACCTCGGGCTTGCATGTGTTGTTTCCTTGGTTATGATACTGAACACAAGGGTTATCATTGTTAGGATTCTCTCTCTTGCATATTCGTATCTCTCGTCATGTTGTATTCTGGGAGCATCACATATTTTCTAGGTTCTCCTTATTTGAGTCAATTTCTCCTATTCAATCACTATTTTTTACTAACCCCAATGTTGATATTTTTCCTAGTGATAAATCTATAAGTTCTATCTCAAGTCAACCTCTCAAGCCACCTACTCTTTTGCCTTCTCCATCTCCCAATGATTCCATACCAAACGATAATCCTGCTCTTGCTGTCATGCCTTTTCCTTCCCATCGTTCGTCTAGGGTAAGAAATCCACCAACTcatcttttttattatcattatttttatactatttttcaTCACCATGAACCTAAGTCATTTCGAGAAGCCTCAACAAATTCAAATTGGCTGCAAGCAATGCAGGAAAAAATCCAAGCACTTGAAAAAGCACACACTTGGGACTTGGTTGATCCTCCTTCTGATCACAAAGTTGTGTGTAGTAGATGGATATACAAGATTAAGACTCGCTCTGATGGTTCTATTGACGATTATAAGGCACGATTGGTTGCTCAAGAATGTACGCAAGAGTATGGTATTGATTATGAAGAGACTTTTGCTCCTGTTGCTCGTTTCACATCTGTTCGCGCTCTCCTTGCCATTGATGCGATCAAAAAATGGTCTCTCAATCAGATAAATATGAAGAATGCATTTCTTAAtggagatttgaaaaagaaggtCTATATGAAACCACCCCCGGGATATTCTTGTCCTTCTAACAAAGTCTGTCTCCTTCGTAAGGCACTTTATGGTCTTAAGCAAGCTCCTTGTGAATGGTTTGACAAGTTCAGCACCAATATATATAATCTCAGTTTTACTTATATCCCTCATGATAATGCTCTCTTTATTCGTAAAAGTGAACGTGGAGTTGTTCTTCTACTTTGTATATTGAGGACATGATCATTACTAGAGACGATGTTGATGGTATCTCTGATTTTAAAGCATCTCTTCACCATacttttgagatgaaagatcttcgTTCTCTTAGTTATTTTCTTGGCCTTGAAGTCATTTCCTCAGATGGCGGCATCTATCTCTCTCAAGCTATGTATGCTTTTGATCGTCTTGCTTGAGCTAGAATTACAGATAGTCACATTGAGTCTACTTTTCTTGAGCCTAATGTTCGGTTTACTCCTATGGATGACACAGTTTTGGATAATCCTATTTTTTATCGATAATTAGTTGGAGGTCTTTTCTACTTGACTGTCACACAACCAGACATCGCTTATCCAGTTCATGTTTTTAGCTAGTTCTTGTCAGCTCCTCGTACTACTCATTATGCTGCAGTTCTTTGCATTCTTTGCTACATTAAGGCACTCTATTTCATGGTCTTCACTTTTCTACCCATTCATCCTTAACTCTTCAGACGTACTCAGATGCTGATTGTGTTGGTAATCCCATTGATGGTCGTTCTACTACTGGttattgtttgtttcttggTGACTCTCTCATTTCCTGGCGAGCCAAGAAACAAATATTCACTACTCGGTCAAGCACTGAAGCTGAATACCGTGCTCTTATTGACACCACTGCTGAGGTTGTCTCGCTGCATTGGCTTCTTGAAGACTTGGGTGCCCTTTAGTCGTCCCCAATTGATGTTTATTGTGACAACCTCAGTGTTATCCAGATTGCTTATAATGATGTTTTTTAGAATGCACCAAACACATTAAGATTGATTACCATTTTGTCCGACAATGTCTCGTTATTGATGCTTATCGTCCCGTAGCTATTGAGACTCTGGATCAGACTGTTGATATCTTCATGAAGGCTCGTCATCTTACTCGTTTTCGGACTCTAGTGTCCAAACCCAAGATGGTATCTTTAGCTCTCACTTGAGTTTGAGGAAGAATGTTAGAGTATAATTAAGATTAATCAGcatcaattataattatttagCATATCTGTATAGTTATTATATGATATTATGCTTTTATTACTTTAATTCTTCTAGCATCTATATATAGTcttgtatattatattatttttcaactCACTGAATAATAAACAACCATTTCTTTAAATTATTCTCTTGTTTTTAATAATCATATCTACTATTTTTGTAATTATACAACTTAAAAATAGCTTTCCTTCATACATTTTAAATACCATATATAGATTGTCTAAAATCATTCTTTCTTATCTCAATTACGCATTCGAACATAAAATGAGTGAAAAAACAttgtttatattattattatttaatatttaatacttGAGATTAAGAAAGCTGTTGTACCTTGAGATCAGAGAAGGAGGTTGAATCATGGTTATTTCAATCTTTTTGACATTTTTACTATAAGAGTGATGGAACagaattatacaaaaaaaaaaacgtagTTAAGCCACTAAATGCAATGAGATATATAGTATCCACCATAAATATGGTAAAAGTTTTACTATGATTGAATTAATTACGGTCACCAATTAAATAAGGGTGTTTGTTTCGGTACGATGATAAATTTATACGTACCGATATGTTTAAAATATGGACAAATAATAAGTCATGTGAAATTTATTTTCTACATCAgcatctaatttttttttaaaaatatatattctatcatTACTTTTACTAAAACacccttttaattaaataaaaataaaaaatattttttatttaattttataaaaagtcTTAAACATCTTTACTTTATCCGATTagacaaaaatacccttttaaatcaatcaaattttagaattcaattaatcctaattttatattttcaaatcatttaaacaacaaaacaaaaacatatcCAAGACacacaaaaaatcaaaattattctttcattgttcttcatcttaTCATGTTCGATCTCTCTCATCTGTCTCACTGTGGCGTCGCACTCAAGCTCTCTCTCTCGTCTCCAGTCTCGTAATCAAGGACGTCATCACTCTTTTCGTCTCTGAGACTGGTCGTCGTCGTTGCTCTCTGTCTCGTCCTTGTCTTGCACTCAGTCGCGCACTTTCGTTACGCTCTTTGACGCCGGCGGCAGAAGCAGCAAGTCCTGGGGCTCATCATCTTCTTGCTTCGAGTCTCGTCGTTAGCTTCCTTTGCGCAATCAGAAGCTGCTTCATGATTTGGTGAGTTCTAACAAATTTCCATATTCTTTTTATCTGTAATCGAGAGCTTCATCATTTTTCATATGACTCGGGCTTATAACTTAACGGGGGTTTCTtgtcaaaaatcaaaatttctcaTTTCGGACACATATTTGGTAAAGAAATCCAtcaatcaaaatcaaatcaacaatcaataataatcataaaattctAATCACTACAAATTTCTTCAGAcccttttttctcttttgtagaGCTTTATCAATTCTCAATGGAGGTAAATCCTGTAACTATTCGGTTGTTTTGTTGAATTTTGATCAAaatttatgttttcttcttttttttttttaatttatatttcaaAGATTAATCATTTATTATACTGAGTTCATTCCAATTGCATCCTTACATGATTCCTTTACTCCGAGCTGTTGTTTTTTGttccatttaattttttttggtattgttATGATTTTCATATTCTGGCATATATTTGGTATATGTATATAAAGATTAACACATGTTTTAGGGATAATTCTGAATGTATTTCTTAAGGAAAAAATGATCAAATTTGTATATATAGatctaatagaaaaaaaagtaacGTTACTACTCCAATAACAACACAACTGCTCACAAATTTTTCatcctataataaataaataaattaattaattcatatatattattaattattattatatttttggaaaTTTTCATAATCTATATGAAATGCTCATACTTTAGAAAATTAAGGTTGGCAATAAAAGCGTTTGCATATACAAGTTCCTATAGTGTATGTGTGATAAGCATGTTACATCAAGAACCTTTATGCATTTTTAAAAAGCCTTGAAACAATGAGACCCTAAATCAACACTCACATTTGAACATTAATTACtagaaaattattttgtgaCATAAATAATACTGAAAGAAGGCATGAGTTAACCCATGATCTAATTTCCCTTTCTGAAGTTAACTTAAAGATGAAAGGAAATTAAAGGTTGAAGAAGGatattcaaaattcttttagtGTTGGTTATCTTATTGAATTAATTATCTCCAGTGAAATTCTacaaaaaaagcacaaaaaaaaagggttaaaaaacaaaataaataagaacataTAGATTTGGTTTTAGTTTATGACCATACATGCTTAATGAGCAATTGGTATTCTGCAAGTGttaatttagataaaaaaatgttaaatgtGTCATTTCTTTAGGtggttaatatatatatatatatatatatatatatgatctttatgattttttaatcaATGTGAATATGTAAAAATATCAATTTGATTAATGTAATCATGATTATAGCTGGAGAGTTTATGTATAAAAATTGTATAGCTATTTAAATACAGAAATATGATGATGAATTTTTGTTGCTATGAATTGTGTTTGATAGTTTGATTTCACATTCACACTTTTAAGTGGCTTCCTGCTCATTGGCATCATTTAGTAAATACTTTAGAAAGTGCTGGAAAGCAAGACATCAAAATGGGAAAATGAAACCTGGAAATTGTGAGTTAGTTGCAGTCACCACATACAACTGGCGAGAGACatatatgaataaataaataaaaataaagagaagagaatgagAGTGGCAGAGGGAACCAATTTACTAAATGATCAAATTTGGAATCAATCTATTGCTTTTCTCGTTCAAAGTTCTTTCTTTAGATAAAGATGATGGTCCTAGCTAATAAGTTGGATCATTTTTATTTGAAGGTGTTGTATTCTTGTTTTCAAAAGAAAGAATGTAAAAAGTTAATATGTCAGAAAATTTTTTTCTGTAACTCCTGGTTGTCATATAAATAACATTCTTATGCACTAATAGCTCTTAGCTTTCATAGAATTTTATTACCCAATAATTTTAgtcataaaaaatttagttcATTTTGTTTATTCCATTCTCTTAGAATTTATTTAAGTAGCTAACATGTCAAAATTTTAAGTTCAGTCTTGGAGAATGAAGGCGAAAAGTCGTATAAGGATGGTGATCAATCTAAGGATTTAAGTTTTGAGTATGATTGTAATTCCGATGAAAGTGATGATATGGTAGATGTAATTGTAGATAAAATAGAGGCAGATACAATTAATATTGATGGTTTTGAAAAGTTGATAACTGATTTGACCATTAAAGACATATAGGGATTGGTGTTTGATACAGAATCTCATGTTTGTGAATTTTATGGCAAATATACCAAGTGCCATGGATTTGTGTCCTGAAAAGACTTGAAGACGGTAGATGCTAATGGCAACATTAATACAAGACAATTGGTTTGCAATAAAGCAGGAGAAAGACATTGGAAGCACCTTAATAGGGACAATCGGCAAAGGGAGCATATGGCAATTACTCGTGTCAATTGCAAGACTAGGATTCatttcgttcatcactatagGACGGGTAAGTGGAAAGTCAGTGTATTTGAGAGTGAACATAATCATCCACTAAGTCCACCTACGTACAAACATCTCATTGTTGCGAACTGTGGGTTAAAACCTACCACATAATGGGTTACATGGTTTCCCAAAAGGGTAGATATCATAAAGTGGGTTTTACTAGTAAAGACCTACATAACCACATTAGTAAAACTAGGCGTGGCAAAGTAAAAGACGGTGATGCACTTGCTGTGTTGGCCTATCTATTGTCCAAAGTAGATAGTAACCCATTATTTCTAGGAAAGTTCACCTTAAAAGATAGTAAGTTGGATAATTTGGTATGGGCTGATGGAGCAAGCATTGTTGATTACGAATGTTTTGGCGATGTACTGGCATTTTACACCACTTACAAGAAAAATGTCTACAACAAGCCCTTAGTCATCTTTTCAGGGACCAACCACCATGGCCAAACAACTATCTTTGGATGTGCCTTGCTTTCGGATGAGAGGTCCGATACTTTTAAGTGGGCActgaagaaatttttgaaattcatgttCGGCAAACTACCTAGATCCGTTGTGATAGACGGGGACCACGCTATGAGAGACGCCATCTTAGAAGTATTTTTTGGTATAACACTGCCTTTGTGCATGGCATCTCCATCGTAATACggtacaaaatataaaaaataagcaTTTTTTGGACGACTTTAATGTATTATTGTATGGACAATTTACTATAGAGATATTTGAACAAAGATGGAGCGAGATCATATCGAAATATGGACTTGCTAAGAATGAATGAATCTAGGGAATTTATAATGACAAAATGAAATGGGCTATGACATATTTGAGGGAGCGCTTCTTTGGCCGAATAAGAATTACATCACAGTGTGAGGGGATTCATTCATTATTGAAGAACTATGTTGACAGTAAAACCAGTCTCCTTGAATTCATTCATAAATTCAGTGAAGTACTAAGACATTACCGAAACAACCATCTTGCTGCTGACTTTGATACCTTTTATAAGTTTCCTATTCTGACTACGTGCTTGGAAAGTTTTGAGAAACAAGAGGCTGAACTTTATATTAGAAATATTTTCAAACATGTGAAAGATGAGATATAAGCAACAGGTGCTTTAAATGTGACTGAATGCCCAAACAATAGAGATATTGTTGAGCACAACACGAGTGAGTATTTTAATCAGCAATGACTATTTAAAGCATGTTACAATAAAGACAAGGACATGTTTGCGTGTGAGTGCAAGCTATTTGAGACTCGTAGATTACCGTGCTCCCACATCTTTGGGGTCTTGAAGCATCGCAATGCAAAATGCGTCCCTACATCTCTTATCCTGAAAAGATGGACAAGAGATGTAAAGAGTGATTTTATATGCTGAATTGGAGAGTAAGACTCCACTGATGATATAGTGCACACACTTAGATGCAGTGCAATAGCATCAATTTGTTGGAAATTTTGTGATATTTCTTCAAAAAATTCAGGCAACTATAGAAAAATCTCAAGTGAGTTACTTA is a window from the Arachis stenosperma cultivar V10309 chromosome 3, arast.V10309.gnm1.PFL2, whole genome shotgun sequence genome containing:
- the LOC130966086 gene encoding protein FAR1-RELATED SEQUENCE 5-like, with protein sequence MGYMVSQKGRYHKVGFTSKDLHNHISKTRRGKVKDGDALAVLAYLLSKVDSNPLFLGKFTLKDSKLDNLVWADGASIVDYECFGDVLAFYTTYKKNVYNKPLVIFSGTNHHGQTTIFGCALLSDERSDTFKWALKKFLKFMFGKLPRSVVIDGDHAMRDAILEVFFGITLPLCMASPS